Within Sorghum bicolor cultivar BTx623 chromosome 2, Sorghum_bicolor_NCBIv3, whole genome shotgun sequence, the genomic segment GGGCGGCGCGGGGGCGTTGAGCGCGTCGACGAACCACTGGTCGGTGGAGGCGGCGGCCTCGCCAGCGGTGCCGGAGAGGACGGAGCCGAAGGCGGCGTCGGGCGCGGGCGCGAAGAGGAAGACGCGGAGGCGTGGCGGCCTGGCGACGTTGGCGGAGAGGTCGTGGATGCGGTCGAGCTCGTCCATGAGGTGGTCGACGTCGTCGTCGGAGGTGACGGAGATGAGCGAGTCGAGGTCGTCCTGGGGCAGCTGGTACTTGAGCGACGGCCTGGGCGCCCCGGGGGCGAAGAGCGCGGGCGCGGCCTTGGCGAGCGCGGCGACGAGGGCGGCgaaggaggccgcggcgcgcggGAAGGACACGATGCGGGTCTCCCCGCCGACGTAGCGCAGCTGGCGGTCCCCCGGACGCGGCAGGATGCGGCCGCCGAAGCTGCACATGAGGCGCACCAGCGGGCCCCCGTGCCCCGCCTGCGCCTGCGCGGGTGGAGCGGCCGGGGTGGGCGCGGGCGCCGGGGGCAGAGGCGGcgggtggaggtggtggtggtggtggttgccGCCGTTGCCGTTGCCGTTGGCGACCCCGGCGCGCGGGGTGGAGGACGCCGAGGAGGAGTCCGGGTGGTGCGAGGACGGCGACGTCATAggacgcggcggcggtggtCCCGTCCTGGTGACAAGGTGAGGTGTGGAAGAGGGGTGGAGGCGGAGGCGCTAGTCGCGAGGGCGCATCGGGATTTGGGAATCGCAAGTTGCGAGGGAAGGGGATGGGGGACGgggggagaggagagagagggaTGGAGGCGGGTTTCTATTCGGGGTGCTAGGCAAGTGGGGGCTGGTTCGGCGGCTAGCTGTAGGATCCGATACTGCAGTGATTGATTTGGCATCTCTgtttaaaatttgaaattcaaattattATTTCAAGGATTTGCGGGGTGCCAAAATGGACTGCTACCCTTAATAATTTTCTGGTTCACGATAATATTCAGTACTAATAACATTCCTCAAAATAAGGTTGGTGTTTGTGTTTGGGCGTCGGTCGCTAGTATTGGTTTGCACGATCGAGTCGGGCCTGACCCGGACCCCGGTAAGGCGCGAATTATTGACCCCTAGACCATGAGGACATTCCATTCTTGGATCTCGCAGAGTCACAGCTCCCTCGGTGGCCGCGAGGCTGGCAACAGGCTACTATTGTGACCATTGTCCGTTTCTTCTCTATGATATGACTCCCTCGCAACAAACATCAGGGCAACGCAAAAGGCGCGCACGTAATGCCATTATTCTTTCCAACGCCTGTTCTTTTGGTGTTGTACATTATCACGTTAAGCCTCTGGTAAACTATATGGCTGTCTCAAAACGTGAGGAGTAAAATCGAAACCACGTTAATGATAAATTTTGACATGAAAATAagtctatggccttgtttagttccttgccgaaattttttcgggacactgtagcactttcgtttgtttgtggtaattattgtccaattatggactaatttggCTCAAAAGaaacgtctcgtaaatttcgaccaaactgtgcaattagtttttaatttcatttatatttaatactccatgcatgcgtctaaagatttgatgtgacggggaatcttgaaaaaattttggattttgggtggaagtaaacaaggcctatggtttgtttttttaaaaaatactatAACATGTGGGATAGAGTACCAAAAAATATAATACATTTAAATATGACACAGTGAACCAAACAACTTTTAAAAGTTTATGATGTGCCTAATCTTTAGTGTGGCTAGTTTTGGTCACAAACAAAACAGGTTTTTCATcctcaaaacaaaaaaaaaactatggtGTCTTAATAATGTCATGAAACATCTTCGTTGATTTAGAATATATGTCGAGCAGAAAATAAAGCTCACTTCATTTTTGTCAGGTACAAAATTTATCCCGTTGTGTTGTTTGTCGATTATTAAAGTTAATGAATTATTATGTATACGGTTTTGGGCGATCACTTTGGTGGCGTCCGTGAGGTTTGTTTTTTTCTAATTAGGGGTTATCCCATTTCCATTACTGATAACGGAAACACATTGTGACCAGCAGCAAAGCCAGACAATTCAAAACATAAAAGAGAACTAAAAGAGCGAAACCAGCCTAAGAACGTTTGACATCATAGCGAAAGCAAAGGACATAACAGTAGcccaacaaaagcttccagacgACACACGGATGTTCTTCAGGTCGCCTTCAGTGATCTGGATCCTGGCTTGCCTCATCTTCATTGACAGAGTCCTTCACTGCGCCTGTCTGATTGTCTCCACGACGTTTCTTGGCTACAATCTGCACAGCAATCTTGAACATAGTCTCCACTCCATCGATCAACGCTTCCTTGTCCACATCACTCTGTAAACCTGCCCAGTATTTCATCAAAGCACAAGCATGACTTATAATTTC encodes:
- the LOC8056318 gene encoding histone-lysine N-methyltransferase 2E, yielding MTSPSSHHPDSSSASSTPRAGVANGNGNGGNHHHHHLHPPPLPPAPAPTPAAPPAQAQAGHGGPLVRLMCSFGGRILPRPGDRQLRYVGGETRIVSFPRAAASFAALVAALAKAAPALFAPGAPRPSLKYQLPQDDLDSLISVTSDDDVDHLMDELDRIHDLSANVARPPRLRVFLFAPAPDAAFGSVLSGTAGEAAASTDQWFVDALNAPAPPPIERGRSEASSIISEVPDYLFGLDTASDEPSPGPAAARAKSDAAETPRHHGDDEDDVPPSARQMPYVTEGASSWPAPPPPYMAQPVYYFPVPPPVHYLDPSAQGGYMPRPVYHIVGSGGSDAPGGDLHAAGSVGSVYGVPHHMHAFPPMMYPPPRAVVYNYKSEGMPSLPPEGGAHSS